One Chryseobacterium tructae genomic window, GAATCTTCACCCTGATTTTTCAAATTTCATTTTCTTTGAAAGCCGTAAACCTACTGGTATAGAAAATTTTTATGATTTGTTTTTCGCCATCCGTAATAAAAGAGTGGTAACCTTTGAACATTACAATTACAAAAACAAACTGATGACTTCCAGAAAGGTTCATCCTCTAGCCTTAAAAGAATCTAAAGACAGATGGTACCTCATCGCTATTGATACTAAGGATAAGATTTTAAAGTCATTTGGATTAGACAGAATCAATTACCTGGATGTGGCTAAAAACCAATTCCGAGAAAAATACAAATATAACTTCAGAGAACACTTTAAAAATGCCTTCGGAGTGATGAATCTGGCAGAACAGAAACCACAGAATATTGTCTTAAAATGCAGTCGCCACCAGGGAGAATATATCAGAAGTTTCCCACTTCACCAATCACAAAAAGAGACAAAAGAAACTCCGGAAGAAATCTATTTTGAGTTTTTTCTCCACCCTACTTATGATTTTATGCAGGAGATTTTATCCTATGGAAAAGAGGTAACGGTTTTAGAACCGAAAGGTTTAGTTGATGACATTCGCACTCACCTTCAGGAATCATTAAACCGCTATCTTGAAAGCTAAGAGATCATCAATAGTTCTCATATTTTTTAGTTATATTTACATAAATATCCCCTATTGAGAACGTCATTCATTTGTATCTTTTGTATGATTTCTTCTTTTTGCTTATCTCAGCAGAAGGAAGAATTCCGATTGGTAAAAAACTATTATAACCAGCACAGAAGTATGCTGAATAAAGAGTTTAAGAAAAAATTTGATGCAGAATCCGATACCTTTAAAAAAGCGGCTATAAAGGGTGATTTTCTTTTTTTTATGAAAAAGATGGACAGCATTGAAAATACAGCAATGATCGGTGCTTTGCTGAGGGTAAGAAATCTTGAAGACCTTCAATCCATAAAAAAAACAAAAGATCTCTCTGCTGAAAAATCTTTTCAGGTAGAAAAAGTCGCTGATTATCCCGGAGGAATCAATACACTGAGACAGGAAGTGGCTGATCTCCTGTATATTGACGGGGTGTATTCTGAAGAGAAAACGGTAAAGACAGATGTTGCCTTTATTGTGGAAAAAGATGGCAGTATAAGCAATGTACATGCCCAGGGAGACAATTTTACTTTCAACAGACAGGCTGAAATTGCCCTCTACTCTCTTGCTCAAAGGTTTTCTCCGGCAACCTTTAAAGAGGATCCTACCATATACCGTTTTAAAATCCCACTAACGCTAACAATGACCGAATAATGAAAAAATACTGCAGCTTTTTACTGCTATTCATCCTTAATTTTTATTTTTCGCAGCAGACAGACGGTTTTAGACTTATTAAAGAAAAATATGAATCTGATATTCAAAAAATAAAAAATGAATACCTGGATCAGGTCTCAAAAGTACCTTTAAGAAAACAAGCTAAAATGGCTCTGAAAAAAGACAGGGAGCTATACGATCGGGAAGTTAAAAGAGATCAGGAGTATCAGAAAGAACTTGAAAAGCTACAAGCTTCTTATCCTATAGCTGATTCCAACTTAATAACTCCCAAAGATGATGAAGTTGATAACCTCCCTAAATATCCCGACGGGATGGATGCTTTCAAAAAAGAAGTCATTAATAACTTTAATAGTGAAGCTGTGACTGGTAAAGGTACAATCCAATGTAGTGTAATATTTATCATCGAAAAGGACGGGAGTATTATTACAGCAAAAGGCTTTGGTGAAAACCAAAATTTTAATAGACAGGCTGAGCTTGCAGTGCTGCTCACTCAAAAGAAATGGGAGCCTTGTCTAAAGAACGGACAACCTCAAAGGTCCCGGATGAGAGTTCCTTTAACATTAAACTTTGATTAAATGTTCACTGACGAATACTATATGAAAATGGCTCTGCAGGAAGCAGAGGCCGCTTTAGAACAAGATGAGGTTCCTATTGGATGTGTGGTAGTTGCCAACAATCGTGTGATTGCAAGAGCTCATAATCTTACTGAGACCTTAAATGATGTGACTGCTCATGCAGAAATGCAAGCGATAACTGCTGCTGCGAATTTCCTAGGCGGCAAATATTTAAAAGACTGTACATTGTATGTAACGATGGAACCATGTGTCATGTGCTCAGGAGCCCTTTCATGGTCACAGATCTCCAAAGTGGTCATTGGAGCCAGAGATGAACAAAGAGGTTTCATCAATAAACACCTTTCTTTACATCCTAAAACTGAAATTATTACAGGCATTATGGAAAATGAATGCTCTTCCATTGTGAAAGACTTTTTTAAAAGCAAAAGATAATTCAAAATCTTTAAAAAGTCCCTTTTGACAAACATAAAAAAATCAGAGAATGTGATATTCTCTGATTTTTATTTTTATAAGGTTGTACCTACACAATTAGTCTTTAAAAATAGAATACATGGCAAGGTCAAAATATTCATCATCTTTTTTGGCATGTTGCTTCAAAAGAGCTTCCTGCTTCATCCCTATTTTTTCCATAATTTTCCCCGAAGCAGGATTGTGAAGAAAATGAGTCGCATAAATTTTATTAAGACCCAGTTCCTTAAAGCCAAAATCTACAATAGCTCTCGCGGCTTCGGTTACATATCCTTTGTTCCAGTGAGGAATTCCGATCCAATATCCCAATTCTGCCTTATCATCCTCTCTGTCATGAAGCCCAATAGCACCTATAAGTTCCTCTTCTTTATTTCTAATTCCAAAGGTAAAACCAGTTTTATCCTCAAAAACCTCTTTGGACATTTCCACCCAAAGCTTAGCATCATTTTCTGTATAAGGATACGGAATATTAGACGTAAGATCCGAATAAATTCTATGTTCAAGAAATTCAACAATAAAAGGAATATCCTTCTCTTCCAACTGTGAGAGAATAAGTCTTTCTGTTTCTAATTTTGGAAATTCTTTTAATTCTTTCATATTTTGTTCATGATTATATTTGAGTACCAAGTTGACCTTACCTCAACTGTTTTGGATGATACTTATAGATCTTTTCCAAGGAAGTAAAGCCCTTTCAAGGTATGCAGCCTGTCCATTACATGGATCTTATCTGTTAAAGGCTTATATACATGAGAAACCCCTCCTGTTGCTACAACAAAGCAGTCATCATTTACCTCATCATTAATACGATTAATGAAACCTTCTACCATTCCCAGAAAACCATATACCATTCCGCTTTGCATACAAGTAACAGTATCCAGCCCAAGCACTGATTTTGGTTTTTTCAGTTCAATATCAGGAAGCTGAGCCGTCTGACTGATTAAAGAATTTAAAGAAGTTACAATTCCCGGAGCAATAATTACGCCTAAGGTTTCTCCAGTTTCTGCGACACAGCTTGCTGTAAGCGCCGTTCCAAAATCAATCACAATCTTTTTCCTATTGGGATAAAGATTATGGGCAGCTACAAGATTGGCATAAATATCCGTTCCCATCTGCTTTGACTTTGCTTGTACCCCTGAAGGAGTTGCGCGATCAACAATGACCGGAGTAATTCCGTGAATCTTCTTGATTCCTGAACTCATCACTTTGGTAAGCTGAGGTACTACAGATCCGATGATTACTTTCTCTATTTCTTTTGGTTCCACTTTATAGGTCTGATAAAGCATCAGCATCTGTACATAAAGCTCGTCTGCCGTTCTGTAAGGCTTTGTATTGATTACCCAGGAATATCACAATTATCACCATTAAAAAGGCCAAATCTGATATTGCTGTTCCCTACATTGATTACAATTGAATTCATTTCTATTTTAACAGGCTAGGATTTGAAAAAATTTGAATCCCAAATTTATAAAAAAATAAAAGGAGTATTTACAAATACTCCTTTTATCTCTATGTTTATCTTTTTATTTTACTTCTACAAAGTTATCTGCCATATTAACATCTGCAAGTCTCTGGCTGAAATCAATTCCTAGTACAGACAATTGGGATTTTGTATAAGGAACAGTGATCGTATACTCTTTCTGAGTCCAAGGCCAGTAAGGCATCGTTTTGAATTCACCGTAAGTATCTTTTTCTTTCCAGGTATGTGTCATGTTCAATGGAATCTGATAAGTAACAATCTTCTTATCGGTTGTCATTACACTGAAATCAATTGGCATAGGAACCTGACCGTTATTCACAAGCGTAATCGTGGTAGATTTTGCTTCATACTTTACATCCTTAATTCCGTAATCAATTGTTTTCGTTGTATTGATCCAGTAATTGTGGAACCATTTTAGATCCATTCCTGAAACTTTTTGAGCAATATGAAGGAAATCTCTGTCAGACGGGTGCTTCATGCTCCACTGGTCATAATATTGCTTTAACGTTTCTGCAAGATTCTGCTCGCCCATAATATACCCTAACTCTACCAAGTACAACTCTCCTTTTACATAAGAAGCATAGGTATAAGCAGTTCCGTTGTCATGGTGATCTCCTAACCAAACTGCAGGTTCTTCAATTCCTTTTTTAACAAAGTTTCTGTAAGCATCCAATCTTTCCACAAAAGGATTAGGCAGTTGCTCTGGAAACAACTGGTGCATGGTATACCCTTCTGCATAGCTTGTAAACCCTTCATCCATCCATGGACGAACTGATTCATTAGTAGCAAGCATTTGCTGATACCATGAGTGAGAGCCTTCGTGAGCCATTAAACCCATTAAGTCTTTAATATTTTTAGCTTCTCCAAGGATCATTGTACACATTCCATATTCCATTCCACCGTCACCTCCTTGAATAAAGGCATAAGTAGGATACACATATTTCCCGAAGTGAGAATTCATGATCTGGAAATATTTGTAATATAAGGCTGAGCTTCACCCCAAGCTTTAGTTTTATCATTTTTTTGATATACCAAATATACTTTTGGTCCTTCCGGAATAGTAAAGCTTTCTACAGAATAATCCCTGTCTGCACTCCATGCAAAATCAAGAATATTTTTTGCAGTCCATCTCCAGGTTGCTTTTTTATCTTTTTCTGCTTTGATCTTTGCAGCAGCATCATACCCTTTTACTTCCGTTGGGTTTTCAAGAATCCCTCCTGCTCCCACTACGTAATCTTTGTTGATTTTAATATTCACATCAAAATCTGAGAACGGTGCATGAAACTCTCTTCCTAAGTAATCAAAAGTTGCCCAGCCATCATAATCATATTCAGCAATTTTTGGATACCACTGCGTCATCGTCATATCAACCCCTTCTCTATTGTTTCTTCCACTTCTTCTGATCTGCTGAGGAATCACAGCATCCCAATCCATAGTAAATGTAGTGGTAGAGTTTGGCTTGATAGGTTCAGCAAGATATACCTTCATAATGGTTTCCTGAACTTCAAATTTCAGATCCTTTCCATTCTGCTTAATCCAGTGAATATTCTGAGCTCCTTCCTGATCTTTGGAATAGAAGACAATGTTGAAATTCCATTTTTCTGCAACCTTCCGTCACCATTTTTCCCTTGGGAAGATACCCTCTGATCCATCATGGAATTGGGCTTAAATGCATTCCAATACAAGTGGAAATAGACCACATTCAGCTCATCTGGTGAGTTATTGGTATATTCTAAGGTTTGTTTTCCCTGATAGGTAAATTTTTCAGCATTGACATCAATATCCATCTTGTACTTCGCAGCCTGCTGATAATAAGCTCCTTGCTGAGCCTGGAATTGTGAAATGATAAACGCAAAAATGATTGCAGCCGATTTTCTCATTTAAAATTTTATTTTTTCTAAAGGTAGGTAATTTAAACAAAACCCTCAAATACGGAATTATACGAGGGTTTTGTACTGTTTTAATATGCTTTTTAGATGTAGTTTTATTTGATTTGTTAAATAAACTTTAAAATATTTTTTAACCATGGATAGCATGGTTTTCACAGCTCAATATGGATATCACCCATGCAACCACTACAGCTATTGATCTCGCAATAATTTCCTGATCAGAGTAATCTGTCCCAGATGATAATATGCATGTTCTATCATCCCATCAATATTTCTCTGATATGTCCCATACTTTTCATCAACAAATACCTCTTCAAGTTTTGAATCCGGCATGTTTTCTAATAACTCTGCAAGCTTTTCAGCATCCATCCACAGTTTATTCAACAGACTTTCCCACTGTTCCTGGGATTCTATTGGCGGAAGATTAAAGCTATATCGGTCTTTTATTTCCAATGTTCCCCCTTCAAAGACAGGGATAATTCCGGCAATATAATAATCAATATGAAAAGTGAGCATGGCAATTGTATTTAAAGTACCAATCTTGGTTACAGCTTGTTCCCAGGTTACATCAGAAAGCTGATCTTTAAAATTGGTATTGGCAATCCATAGACCATCAAGCATGACCTCTCTGAATCTTTTGACTAATTGTGATACAGAACTCATAGTAAATTATCTTTTTTTCTAAAGATAAGTAATTAAAGCTTGGGCTTTTTAAGTTCACATTTCTATTAACCTTGTCAAGGCTCTCTTTAAAAACCAAAAAACCTCAACTGTAAAAAAACAGCTGAGGTTTATATTATCATTAGAAATTATAATTATTTCTTAGCAGAAGCTTCTTTCTTTCCACTTCTTAAGATCTTTTCAAGGATTCTTAAAGTAATCAGATAGGTTGGTTTTACTCCTGTAAGACCTAACCCCCCTGAAGATAGAGTACTTCCTGTCTCCAAAGGATTATCCGAAGCGTAATAAGCATAGCAAACGAACAAATCTGGTGAAATATGATGTCTGATTTTAGAGGCTACCTGAATTGCTTTTTGGTAATGCGCTCCTTCCATTTCAAGACCAATTGCTTTCCATGAAGTATTCATAAAGTAGGATAAAATATCCTTATTCTGAAGTGATGTTCCTAAAACAGTAATCATCGGACCTTCAAAAGCCTTCAGTTCATCATCATTAAAATCATCAAGTTTCAATGCATTTTCAAAAGGATAATTATCTGCTGTTCCTTCAAAGATGTGAGAAGTAGGAATCATAATATCTCCTTTTTCCCCGGTAAGAATACCTGCTTTACCCATAATGGAAACAGATTTTACATGCATCATGTATACCTCGCCTTTATGTTCATAAGGTTTCAGCAATTCATCCATAACCTCAAAAGCCTGCTCTCCGAAAGCATAGTCGAATACCATCACCACATCATCTCCTGTAAATTTACAATCTGCAAATGGGGTATTTTTTAGATTTGTTTTACTAAGGTCTATAATTTGTACATCAATATTACTTCCGCTTTTATCTGCAATATGAATCATTCCTTCATCCATAGCAAATTTTAACACCTTGTCACGAAGCTCTTTTTTATTGGAGATTTCTTCATACAGCTTATAATCTACCTCATTGTTATGCTTCTTTTTAAGGGCATCATTCGCATACAGCATATTTTTTACGGAGTGCATATTGGCTGAAATAATATGCAGCGGACGAGTGTGAAGATTGTTCTCAAATAAAACTTCTTTCACTTTATTCGCCCATTTCTCACCAAAATAGTGGTGTCCTACTCTTTCCTTTAATATAGCACTGAAATGAATTTCTCTTTCCGTAGTTCCTTTTGCATCTTCAAGACTTACTTTTGCCAGATTATAGATAATTTTAAATAAACGGTCTGGGTTATTATCATCACCAAAAGTATTATAAGCTCTTAATGTTTCATCAAAAGATCTTCCTATTAAAGAAGAAAGATGAATCAAGGCTACTTCTTTTTCTTTTCTGCTGAATTTCTTCTCTCCCTTCACTACTTCTTCAATAATTTTGAAGGCACGTGTTGGTTTCCAGTTTTCATCCTGGATGAATGCCAGGTTACGGATTTTATCAGCTTCTATAAATAGGAAGGTAAGGTGGGTAAGAATGTCATAAATTTCGGAACGGCCCAAAAGAACCTCAATATTCATCTGGTGTTCGTCTATTCTATAACAGTTTCTTCTTCTTTTCTTTGGAACAATAGGTTCGAAACTTCCTTTATCAAACCCTTCATCAGATGTAAGATGAATAAAAGCACATTCTTCAATCCCTTCCGGAAGCCTGTCTAATACATACATTAGACCATCAAGTTCTAATTTACTCGGAACACTCATGGTTCCATAAATTTCTGGATTGATGGTTTTCAACAAGCTTCTGATACTTTCTCCTGAAACACCTGCTGGTTTGAAAAATCCTCTATAAAATAAGTGTCTCATAGAGATATATAGTCTTTCAATAGCTTCTGTTGTTTCTCTTGCTCTAGAATTTGTCATAAAATAAATTTCACACAAATATACGAAATCTTTGTCCATTTTATTTTAACTATCTTTTAATAAGTAGCTTAAATTCGCATAGGATTACAGATTGTATCACCTAAAATGTATTCATAACTTTTCTCCCCTTTAAAAACACCCTTAAACATTAGACTTTAGGCTTTATATTTCAACACCCCCCTATTAAAAAAACACCAAACAATTGTTTAAAATATATAAATTTTCAAACAACCCCTAAAAAAATAAGGGTCAGATGATTTTCGTTTTGTTTTTTTTGTAAATTTGCCCTATCAAAATTCACCCAAATATGTCAACCTTAAGATTCAAAGCATTAGAAACTCTTCCATTTAAGGATTTCAGAAAAGACAACAATGTCGAAATCCCTGCGAAGTTATCAGAACTATTCTGTCAAAATGTTTTCTCAGAAGAAACAATGAGAGAATATTTAACGAAAGAAGCATTCCAGTCTATTATGGATGCGGTAAAAAAAGGGACTAAAATCCAGAGACACATTGCAGATCAGGTTGCCGTAGCAATGAAAGACTGGGCAATGAGCAAGGGAGTAACTCACTACACTCACTGGTTTCAGCCTTTAACGGGGACAACTGCAGAAAAGCACGATTCTTTCTTCACTCCTATTGAAGGAGGCAGAGCTATCGAAAGATTCAGCGGAAACTTATTGATTCAGCAGGAACCGGATGCATCTTCTTTC contains:
- a CDS encoding helix-turn-helix transcriptional regulator — encoded protein: MKKDFYLTRYALIIKRLESSPATYSQLEDYLLNSFEFQDAGIKSYSIRTLQRDIREISDLFNLSIHNKKKGDNRYYIESRPIMEVDEYNQKLLESFQVSNALNLHPDFSNFIFFESRKPTGIENFYDLFFAIRNKRVVTFEHYNYKNKLMTSRKVHPLALKESKDRWYLIAIDTKDKILKSFGLDRINYLDVAKNQFREKYKYNFREHFKNAFGVMNLAEQKPQNIVLKCSRHQGEYIRSFPLHQSQKETKETPEEIYFEFFLHPTYDFMQEILSYGKEVTVLEPKGLVDDIRTHLQESLNRYLES
- a CDS encoding nucleoside deaminase — translated: MFTDEYYMKMALQEAEAALEQDEVPIGCVVVANNRVIARAHNLTETLNDVTAHAEMQAITAAANFLGGKYLKDCTLYVTMEPCVMCSGALSWSQISKVVIGARDEQRGFINKHLSLHPKTEIITGIMENECSSIVKDFFKSKR
- a CDS encoding GNAT family N-acetyltransferase, with amino-acid sequence MKELKEFPKLETERLILSQLEEKDIPFIVEFLEHRIYSDLTSNIPYPYTENDAKLWVEMSKEVFEDKTGFTFGIRNKEEELIGAIGLHDREDDKAELGYWIGIPHWNKGYVTEAARAIVDFGFKELGLNKIYATHFLHNPASGKIMEKIGMKQEALLKQHAKKDDEYFDLAMYSIFKD
- a CDS encoding DUF1572 domain-containing protein is translated as MSSVSQLVKRFREVMLDGLWIANTNFKDQLSDVTWEQAVTKIGTLNTIAMLTFHIDYYIAGIIPVFEGGTLEIKDRYSFNLPPIESQEQWESLLNKLWMDAEKLAELLENMPDSKLEEVFVDEKYGTYQRNIDGMIEHAYYHLGQITLIRKLLRDQ
- a CDS encoding DUF6909 family protein translates to MTNSRARETTEAIERLYISMRHLFYRGFFKPAGVSGESIRSLLKTINPEIYGTMSVPSKLELDGLMYVLDRLPEGIEECAFIHLTSDEGFDKGSFEPIVPKKRRRNCYRIDEHQMNIEVLLGRSEIYDILTHLTFLFIEADKIRNLAFIQDENWKPTRAFKIIEEVVKGEKKFSRKEKEVALIHLSSLIGRSFDETLRAYNTFGDDNNPDRLFKIIYNLAKVSLEDAKGTTEREIHFSAILKERVGHHYFGEKWANKVKEVLFENNLHTRPLHIISANMHSVKNMLYANDALKKKHNNEVDYKLYEEISNKKELRDKVLKFAMDEGMIHIADKSGSNIDVQIIDLSKTNLKNTPFADCKFTGDDVVMVFDYAFGEQAFEVMDELLKPYEHKGEVYMMHVKSVSIMGKAGILTGEKGDIMIPTSHIFEGTADNYPFENALKLDDFNDDELKAFEGPMITVLGTSLQNKDILSYFMNTSWKAIGLEMEGAHYQKAIQVASKIRHHISPDLFVCYAYYASDNPLETGSTLSSGGLGLTGVKPTYLITLRILEKILRSGKKEASAKK